From Clostridia bacterium, a single genomic window includes:
- a CDS encoding endonuclease MutS2: MIYYSTEKLELPKIISRLEEQCATALGKELVHELAPSNHLPEIKRWQQETTEACDCLRLYPGFSLGGIRDIRGHLWRVSRGGVLSPHELLEVLDTLQASKRLKKFFAGIKEGFPTLKAIAQGLTDFSGLERDISHAISEDGKVKDDASPTLYRLRRRKLELQDNIKRKLESIIHSGEYQKMLQDALITIRGDRYVIPVKQEYRSRFPGLVHDQSASGATLFIEPMAIVELNNELRQVQLEENREVEAILVTLSQKTGSFVPELEATLEALGRLDFVFAKAKLSYTMNGAEPSFNTSGFLRLVKGRHPLISGRVVPLDLELGKHYRTLVITGPNTGGKTVALKTAGLLCLMAQCGLHIPAEPSSSVPVFDKIFADIGDEQSIEQSLSTFSSHMKNLVFIVNEADANSLILLDELGAGTDPAEGSALAMAILSTLHGRGARIIATTHYSELKAFAYSSPGIENASVEFDAVSLKPTYRLLIGTPGRSNAFEIAARLGLDPQIVELARTYITRDELEVGALLEDLEARRLRLEKEQDEMQVLRAEAAALKQQLENEREALHEKELQILDEARQKAKLIIDEAQTVMRSLINDIRQAAKLRERREQERAIEEARRKLHEFKEKTLSALESTSKEYQKNAPATVSPGEQVMLVKLRQKGVVLEPPNSQGEVLVQVGIMKVQVPLHELRSMEEERKEQLTGTINKLVMHKSRQISPELDLRGCTVDEALALTEKYLDDAMLSSLSTIYLIHGKGTGTLRAAIHELLESQPQVKGFRLGHPHEGGAGVTVVEFK; encoded by the coding sequence ATGATTTATTACAGCACGGAAAAACTTGAGTTGCCCAAAATCATATCACGGTTGGAAGAACAATGTGCCACTGCATTAGGTAAAGAACTGGTTCATGAGCTGGCGCCCAGCAATCACTTACCGGAAATTAAAAGATGGCAGCAAGAAACCACTGAGGCCTGCGACTGCCTTCGTCTTTACCCAGGCTTTTCTCTGGGCGGCATCAGGGATATTCGGGGGCACCTCTGGCGCGTTAGCAGAGGAGGAGTCCTGTCTCCCCACGAGCTGCTTGAAGTATTGGACACACTTCAAGCCAGCAAAAGGTTGAAAAAGTTCTTTGCCGGGATCAAAGAGGGATTTCCCACGCTTAAAGCCATTGCGCAAGGGTTGACGGATTTCTCCGGGCTGGAGAGGGATATCAGTCATGCCATCAGTGAAGACGGCAAAGTCAAGGATGACGCTTCACCCACTTTATACCGCCTGCGGCGGCGCAAGCTGGAACTGCAAGACAACATCAAGCGAAAGTTGGAGAGTATCATCCACTCGGGCGAATATCAAAAAATGCTGCAGGATGCCTTGATCACCATCCGCGGTGATAGGTACGTCATTCCCGTCAAGCAGGAGTACCGGAGCCGGTTTCCCGGACTGGTCCACGACCAATCAGCCAGCGGCGCTACCCTGTTTATCGAGCCGATGGCCATTGTGGAGCTCAACAACGAGCTCCGACAGGTTCAGTTGGAAGAAAACCGGGAAGTGGAGGCTATCCTGGTGACCCTCTCGCAGAAAACCGGCAGTTTTGTGCCTGAATTGGAAGCGACCCTAGAGGCATTGGGGCGGTTGGATTTTGTTTTTGCCAAAGCCAAGTTAAGCTATACCATGAACGGGGCGGAGCCTTCTTTTAATACATCCGGTTTCTTGCGCCTTGTCAAAGGACGCCACCCGTTGATTAGCGGCAGGGTGGTACCCTTGGACTTGGAATTGGGTAAACACTACCGGACGCTGGTAATTACCGGACCGAATACCGGCGGGAAAACCGTAGCCCTGAAGACTGCCGGGCTGCTGTGTCTGATGGCCCAGTGCGGGCTTCACATCCCGGCAGAGCCGTCATCGTCAGTGCCCGTCTTTGACAAGATATTTGCCGATATCGGTGATGAGCAAAGCATTGAGCAATCGTTAAGCACCTTTTCCAGCCACATGAAGAACCTGGTCTTTATCGTCAATGAAGCCGATGCCAATAGCCTCATCTTGCTTGATGAACTGGGTGCCGGTACGGACCCGGCAGAGGGCTCAGCTTTGGCTATGGCTATTCTAAGCACCTTGCATGGGAGAGGTGCAAGAATTATAGCTACCACCCACTACAGTGAATTGAAAGCTTTTGCTTACAGCAGCCCCGGGATTGAAAATGCCAGTGTGGAATTTGATGCCGTTAGCCTGAAGCCCACTTATCGATTGTTGATCGGGACACCGGGACGAAGCAATGCTTTTGAAATTGCGGCGCGATTGGGATTGGACCCGCAAATCGTGGAGCTGGCCAGGACCTACATCACCAGGGATGAACTGGAAGTAGGGGCTCTCTTGGAGGATCTGGAGGCCCGCCGGTTGCGTTTGGAGAAAGAGCAGGATGAAATGCAGGTCTTGCGGGCCGAAGCAGCAGCTTTGAAGCAGCAGTTGGAAAATGAAAGAGAAGCACTGCACGAAAAAGAATTACAGATCCTGGATGAAGCCAGGCAGAAAGCGAAGCTGATCATAGATGAAGCCCAAACGGTTATGCGGTCTTTGATCAATGATATCCGGCAAGCAGCCAAATTGCGAGAGCGGCGGGAGCAGGAGAGAGCCATCGAGGAGGCCCGCCGGAAATTACACGAATTTAAAGAAAAGACTCTGTCTGCATTAGAAAGCACCAGCAAGGAATATCAAAAAAATGCGCCGGCCACCGTCAGTCCCGGCGAACAGGTCATGCTGGTCAAGCTGAGACAAAAGGGTGTCGTTTTGGAACCACCGAACAGCCAAGGGGAGGTGCTGGTGCAGGTGGGGATCATGAAAGTGCAGGTGCCCTTGCACGAACTGCGTTCTATGGAAGAGGAACGGAAAGAGCAGTTGACCGGCACCATTAATAAGCTGGTGATGCATAAGTCCCGGCAGATTTCGCCGGAATTGGATTTGCGAGGCTGCACCGTTGACGAGGCATTGGCATTAACGGAAAAATATCTTGACGACGCCATGCTCAGCAGTCTATCCACCATTTACCTCATCCACGGCAAAGGTACCGGGACGTTGAGAGCAGCTATTCATGAGCTGTTGGAATCCCAGCCCCAGGTGAAAGGGTTTCGATTGGGACATCCTCATGAAGGGGGCGCCGGTGTTACTGTGGTGGAGTTCAAGTAA
- a CDS encoding peptidase U32, which yields MEALKAALATGADAVYLGGKLFNARHYAHNFDDGELAEAVRLVHRFRRKIYVTVNVLLHDRELEEALKYLRLLYDMGVDAVIVQDLGLVYLVRAALPHLKLHGSTQMTIHNLDGARFMADQGLARIVLARELSLHDIQAIRGGCGLELEVFVHGALCFCYSGQCLMSSMIGGRSGNRGRCAQPCRLPYRLLETSEGELPAPGDYLLSPKDLSTIDLLPRLVRSGVQALKFEGRMKRPEYVATVIRVYRGALDRCLSDPENYRATAEEKRQLAQIFNRDFTTGYYLFNPGANLISYQRPNNRGVYLGRIGSINRRQGLAEVKLEQPLSLGDGIEYWVSKGGRTGVTVRRIILDGKEVTRAPAGSRVELEVPTGVRSGDRVFKTHDEELIRLAQASYTRAFRLPAEPVRMVVSGAVGKPLELTVCDEAGHEVQARTGFLAEEARTRPLTKEVLEEQLGRLGNTGYVLQELELNLPGNLMVPLSELNALRRAAVEQLDTVRKPIRKPVDEGRFQKSLAEIRRGPVKRRPRVPRLAVAVGDPVSLEKAVAGGADYIYIGGEYFRSKAWKAGDWQAPVRKTVARGVKVYYALPRLWLESNAPLIEKLAQEIRQLPVSGLLAGNPAGLQWAAERFPGLPVILDYPFNIFNAYSVKFVSETGIQGVTLSPELTFQEISELAIPEDVEFEGLIHGSVPLMVSEHCVVGSVAGHRTEKNSCRSPCRWGSFYLTDRMNYRFPVEMDQFCRMHIFNSQDLCLLDQLPKFYELGYHRVRIEARRESPAYVGRVVEVYREALTDLSQGRHHRLESLKGSLEKLSPRGFTKGHYFRGV from the coding sequence ATGGAAGCCCTTAAAGCAGCTTTGGCCACTGGTGCCGACGCCGTGTATCTAGGCGGCAAGCTGTTTAATGCCCGTCACTATGCGCATAATTTCGATGATGGGGAACTGGCGGAAGCGGTCCGGCTGGTCCACCGGTTCCGGCGAAAAATCTATGTGACGGTGAACGTGCTGCTGCACGACCGGGAATTGGAAGAGGCGCTGAAATACCTCAGGTTGCTGTACGACATGGGGGTTGATGCCGTCATCGTACAGGATTTGGGGTTGGTGTACCTGGTCAGGGCTGCACTGCCCCATCTAAAACTGCACGGCAGTACCCAAATGACCATTCATAATCTAGACGGCGCCAGGTTCATGGCTGATCAAGGTCTAGCCAGGATCGTCCTGGCCAGGGAATTGTCCTTGCACGATATTCAGGCGATACGCGGCGGTTGCGGTTTAGAACTGGAAGTGTTTGTGCACGGAGCTCTTTGTTTCTGCTATTCAGGGCAGTGTTTGATGAGCAGCATGATCGGCGGGAGGAGCGGCAACCGCGGCCGCTGTGCCCAGCCCTGCCGCCTACCTTACCGCCTGCTGGAAACTTCCGAAGGTGAATTGCCTGCGCCCGGGGATTACTTGCTCAGTCCCAAAGATTTGTCGACTATAGATCTCTTGCCCCGGTTGGTTAGGAGCGGAGTCCAAGCCCTGAAATTTGAAGGCCGCATGAAAAGACCCGAATACGTGGCAACAGTCATCCGAGTGTACCGGGGTGCTTTGGACCGCTGCCTGTCAGACCCGGAGAATTATCGCGCGACAGCGGAAGAAAAAAGACAGCTGGCCCAGATATTCAACCGGGATTTTACCACCGGTTACTACCTGTTTAACCCAGGAGCCAATCTGATCAGTTACCAGAGGCCCAACAACCGGGGTGTGTACCTGGGCCGCATTGGCAGCATCAACCGGCGCCAAGGGTTGGCTGAGGTAAAATTGGAGCAGCCCTTGAGCCTAGGTGACGGCATTGAATACTGGGTATCAAAAGGCGGCAGAACAGGAGTGACGGTTAGAAGGATCATCCTTGACGGCAAAGAGGTGACCCGGGCCCCGGCCGGGAGTAGGGTGGAACTGGAAGTTCCCACGGGGGTGCGCAGCGGGGACCGGGTTTTCAAGACCCATGATGAGGAATTAATTCGCTTAGCCCAGGCCAGTTATACCCGGGCCTTCCGCCTGCCGGCGGAGCCGGTAAGAATGGTCGTATCGGGGGCTGTAGGAAAACCGTTGGAGTTAACGGTCTGCGATGAGGCAGGTCATGAGGTACAGGCAAGAACCGGTTTCCTGGCGGAAGAAGCCAGGACGCGGCCTTTAACAAAGGAAGTTCTGGAAGAACAATTAGGGCGGTTGGGTAATACCGGTTACGTTTTGCAAGAATTGGAGTTGAACCTGCCCGGCAATTTGATGGTGCCTCTAAGCGAACTCAACGCTCTCAGACGTGCAGCCGTGGAACAATTGGATACGGTGAGAAAACCAATCAGGAAGCCGGTGGATGAGGGACGTTTTCAGAAATCCCTTGCTGAAATCCGCCGGGGCCCGGTGAAGCGGCGGCCCAGGGTGCCCCGGCTGGCCGTGGCTGTGGGTGACCCTGTCTCTTTGGAAAAAGCCGTGGCCGGTGGAGCTGATTATATTTACATCGGCGGGGAGTATTTCCGCAGCAAAGCATGGAAAGCTGGAGATTGGCAGGCCCCGGTGAGGAAGACAGTAGCCCGGGGAGTGAAGGTGTATTACGCCTTGCCGCGCCTGTGGCTGGAGAGTAATGCACCTCTCATAGAGAAACTGGCCCAAGAGATCAGGCAGTTGCCTGTGTCCGGTTTGCTGGCGGGCAATCCGGCCGGTTTGCAGTGGGCGGCAGAGCGCTTTCCCGGCTTGCCGGTTATTCTGGATTATCCATTCAATATATTTAACGCCTACAGTGTAAAATTTGTGTCCGAAACAGGTATTCAGGGCGTCACTTTATCGCCGGAATTGACTTTTCAGGAAATCAGTGAATTAGCCATACCTGAAGACGTCGAGTTTGAAGGTTTGATTCACGGGTCCGTGCCTTTAATGGTCTCGGAACACTGTGTGGTGGGGTCCGTCGCGGGACACAGGACGGAAAAGAACTCCTGCCGTAGTCCCTGCCGCTGGGGAAGTTTCTATTTGACAGACCGGATGAACTACCGGTTTCCGGTAGAGATGGACCAGTTTTGCCGGATGCATATCTTCAACTCCCAGGACTTGTGCTTGCTGGACCAGCTGCCCAAGTTTTATGAACTAGGTTACCACCGGGTTAGGATCGAGGCCAGGCGAGAATCGCCCGCATATGTGGGCCGGGTGGTGGAGGTATACAGGGAAGCTTTGACTGACTTGAGCCAAGGGCGGCACCACCGGTTAGAGAGTTTGAAAGGGAGTCTGGAGAAGCTATCTCCCCGTGGTTTTACCAAAGGGCATTATTTTCGCGGCGTATAG
- a CDS encoding NGG1p interacting factor NIF3, which yields MLLKEIYQLAVQMGMEHDPRGIETVKALLEENRKKYEEMKEEDKKFYDLDQLENPYSDTRVLHGSPDLQVKRVLAGIDIEVGEVLLADRLQNVDLILAHHPEGTALAALHEVMHLQEEYMERFGVPINVAEGMMSSRISEVKRGISPLNHQKAVDAARLLGIAFMCVHTPADNLVNDFLTKLFAEKEPKKVGDILKILREVPEYAQATKLNAGPQVFVGSEERRCGKIMVNMTGGTSGSENAYEKLAQAGVGTIVEMHMSEKHRKEAEKHHINVVIAGHISSDSLGMNLFLDALEAQGIEILACSGLLRVSRNN from the coding sequence ATGCTCTTAAAAGAGATTTATCAACTGGCGGTCCAAATGGGCATGGAACATGACCCGCGCGGAATCGAAACGGTTAAAGCCCTGCTGGAGGAAAACCGCAAGAAATATGAGGAAATGAAAGAAGAAGATAAGAAGTTTTACGACTTGGACCAGTTGGAAAACCCCTATAGTGATACCCGTGTCCTCCATGGCTCTCCGGACCTGCAGGTCAAACGAGTTTTGGCCGGCATCGATATTGAAGTGGGGGAAGTGCTCCTGGCCGACCGGTTGCAAAATGTCGATTTGATCCTGGCGCACCACCCGGAAGGAACTGCGCTGGCTGCCCTCCACGAGGTCATGCACCTGCAGGAGGAATACATGGAGCGTTTTGGCGTACCCATCAACGTGGCGGAAGGAATGATGAGCAGCAGGATTAGCGAAGTGAAAAGAGGCATCTCGCCTCTTAATCACCAAAAGGCAGTGGATGCCGCCCGGCTGCTGGGAATAGCCTTCATGTGCGTGCATACCCCGGCGGATAACCTGGTGAATGATTTCTTGACCAAGCTCTTTGCCGAAAAGGAGCCTAAGAAGGTAGGGGATATCCTAAAGATCCTGAGGGAAGTGCCGGAATATGCACAGGCCACTAAACTGAATGCCGGTCCGCAGGTTTTCGTGGGCAGTGAAGAAAGACGATGCGGCAAGATCATGGTAAATATGACAGGCGGTACCAGCGGATCCGAAAACGCCTACGAAAAACTGGCGCAAGCAGGAGTGGGAACCATCGTAGAAATGCATATGAGCGAGAAGCACCGGAAAGAGGCAGAAAAGCACCATATTAACGTAGTGATCGCCGGGCATATTTCCAGTGATTCCCTTGGCATGAACTTGTTCCTGGATGCCCTGGAGGCACAAGGGATTGAAATCCTGGCTTGTTCCGGTTTGCTCCGGGTCAGCAGAAACAACTAA
- a CDS encoding DNA-3-methyladenine glycosylase: MVSLSTELRDRLPLSFYERETVLVARELLGCYLIHRSPEGITAGRIVETEAYLGQTDPACHSYRGKTERCKTMFGPAGRVYIYLSYGIHYCFNITTDEPGIPAAVLLRALEPVEGIALMQKRRGKNKLVELCSGPGKLAQAMGFNLNHDGCSLFQGIIEVYGGELRTGEEIVTTTRIGISKAADWPLRFYLSNNPFISRK; the protein is encoded by the coding sequence ATGGTTAGCCTAAGCACAGAACTTAGAGATAGATTGCCGTTATCTTTTTATGAAAGAGAAACGGTCTTGGTGGCGAGGGAACTGCTGGGATGTTACCTCATCCACCGTTCTCCTGAAGGAATAACAGCCGGGCGGATTGTGGAGACGGAGGCTTATCTCGGACAAACGGACCCGGCCTGTCATTCTTACCGGGGCAAGACGGAGCGCTGCAAGACCATGTTTGGTCCCGCCGGTCGAGTTTACATCTATTTGAGTTACGGTATCCATTACTGCTTCAATATCACCACCGACGAGCCAGGCATTCCGGCGGCGGTATTGCTGCGGGCTTTGGAGCCGGTGGAAGGAATTGCCCTCATGCAAAAGAGGCGGGGCAAGAATAAGCTGGTGGAATTGTGCAGCGGGCCGGGCAAGTTGGCCCAGGCCATGGGGTTTAATCTTAATCATGACGGCTGCAGCTTGTTTCAGGGTATCATTGAAGTATATGGGGGAGAGCTGAGAACCGGGGAAGAAATAGTTACTACCACTAGGATTGGTATCAGTAAAGCTGCTGATTGGCCCTTGAGGTTTTATTTGAGTAATAATCCTTTTATCTCAAGAAAATAA
- a CDS encoding cell division protein ZapA, which yields MADDSRAKKRVVVTIFDQEYVVKSQEEESYVQELASYLDRKMRDINRKSPHLSPHKVAVLTALNLVDELFKVQREYEGLLELIEQTKKSTRAEIV from the coding sequence GTGGCAGATGACAGTCGGGCCAAAAAGCGGGTAGTGGTAACGATTTTTGACCAGGAATATGTGGTCAAAAGTCAGGAAGAGGAATCATACGTTCAGGAATTGGCATCGTACTTAGATAGAAAGATGCGCGATATTAACAGGAAAAGCCCCCATTTGTCTCCCCACAAAGTCGCAGTGCTAACAGCCCTTAATTTGGTCGATGAACTGTTCAAAGTACAGAGGGAATATGAGGGGCTGCTGGAGCTAATTGAGCAGACAAAAAAGAGCACCAGAGCCGAAATTGTTTAA
- a CDS encoding phenylalanine--tRNA ligase subunit beta → MRVSYNWLKQYVSLDLSPVELADKLTMAGLEVDSVEYLAEGIENVVVGRILAVERHPNADKLLICTVDAGPHGEALQIVTGAANVAPGQLVPVALEGAVLPGNFKIKKANFRGVPSYGMLCSAEELRINPSLLNPKDREGIMILGDDAEPGMPVTEYLGLEDYVLEIELTPNRADCLSMMNVAREVAAISGSALHLPSMDLNQLEGSLPCSVHIEAEDLCSRYVALMVENVKLGPSPRWMQQRLMASGMRPINNVVDVTNYVMLETGQPLHAFDYDTIQGRKIIVRRAYPDERMLTLDGVERRLDPDMLLIADENRAIGVAGVMGGLETEITDATKTVLLESAHFDNVSIRNTSRKLGLRSEASSRFEKGVNRDGCLFAAIRAVRLMEEIGAGTVTMGKIDVYPRPWVAPKITLRTKRTNQILGTSLSQTEIKDLIGRLNFTLVAEDDASMTYLIPSYRQDIAREIDLIEEVARLYGYNKIPVTMPLSDMSPEQSKPLQSLEEDVKNLAVNLGLTEVVTYSFINPNSWDKLSLPENHPWRHTVKIANPLSEDQSVMRTSLLPGLLSAAERNFSRRQQNVAIFEVGRVYYPGQEPLPDERLQLGILVSGQSNPGWAWPVQQFDYYYLKGMIEQLLESIVGEVVSYEPLRDHPVFHPGRAAAVVYQNQVIGAFGELHPEVQDNYDFSQRVYVAYLDLVDLCAIGRKKVRFKPIPKFPSTERHVAILLPDQVSAATIGVIIKEIGGNLVKSYELFDVYKGPQIPEGWKSLAYGITYQHPERTLTDEEINRLHEEIKAAIKERLGAQFR, encoded by the coding sequence ATGCGAGTATCATACAATTGGTTGAAACAGTACGTGAGCTTGGACCTGTCTCCGGTGGAATTGGCGGACAAACTGACCATGGCGGGCCTGGAAGTTGACAGTGTGGAATACTTGGCAGAGGGCATTGAGAACGTGGTGGTGGGCCGGATCCTGGCGGTAGAACGTCATCCCAATGCCGACAAACTGTTGATCTGTACCGTTGATGCCGGTCCCCACGGTGAAGCACTCCAGATTGTGACCGGGGCTGCCAATGTGGCACCGGGACAGCTGGTACCGGTGGCACTGGAAGGGGCGGTTTTGCCGGGCAATTTTAAGATTAAAAAGGCGAATTTCAGAGGCGTGCCGTCATACGGAATGCTCTGCTCGGCGGAAGAACTGAGAATTAACCCGTCATTGCTTAATCCCAAGGACCGGGAAGGCATCATGATCTTGGGGGACGATGCGGAGCCGGGGATGCCCGTTACCGAGTACCTAGGCCTGGAGGATTATGTGCTGGAAATAGAACTCACGCCGAACCGGGCCGACTGTTTAAGTATGATGAATGTGGCCAGGGAGGTGGCCGCCATCAGCGGGAGTGCCCTTCATTTGCCTTCCATGGATCTTAACCAATTAGAGGGTTCACTCCCGTGTTCGGTACATATCGAGGCAGAAGACCTGTGCAGCCGGTACGTGGCCTTGATGGTGGAAAACGTCAAGCTGGGGCCATCGCCCAGGTGGATGCAGCAGCGCTTGATGGCCAGCGGCATGAGGCCGATTAACAACGTTGTTGACGTCACCAACTACGTGATGCTGGAAACTGGGCAACCGCTGCATGCCTTTGACTATGATACCATTCAGGGTCGCAAAATCATTGTCCGGCGCGCTTATCCCGATGAAAGGATGTTGACTTTAGACGGCGTAGAGCGCAGGCTGGACCCTGACATGCTGCTCATCGCCGACGAAAACAGGGCTATCGGTGTTGCCGGCGTGATGGGCGGGTTGGAAACGGAGATCACGGATGCCACCAAAACGGTGCTGTTGGAATCTGCCCATTTCGATAATGTATCCATCAGAAATACTTCCCGGAAATTGGGCTTGCGTTCCGAGGCTTCCAGCCGTTTCGAGAAAGGGGTAAACCGGGATGGCTGTTTATTTGCCGCCATCAGGGCCGTCCGGCTCATGGAAGAAATCGGTGCAGGGACCGTCACCATGGGTAAGATAGACGTTTATCCCCGTCCCTGGGTGGCCCCAAAAATTACCTTGCGTACCAAGCGGACCAATCAAATACTTGGTACCTCCCTTAGCCAAACTGAGATTAAGGATTTGATCGGCAGGCTGAACTTCACCCTCGTAGCGGAAGACGATGCATCCATGACTTACCTTATTCCCAGCTACCGCCAGGATATTGCGAGAGAAATAGATTTGATTGAGGAAGTAGCCCGGCTGTACGGCTATAACAAGATCCCGGTGACAATGCCTCTCAGCGATATGAGTCCGGAACAAAGCAAGCCGCTGCAGTCGTTGGAGGAGGATGTGAAGAATCTGGCGGTGAACCTGGGACTGACGGAAGTGGTTACGTACAGCTTTATCAATCCCAACAGCTGGGACAAACTGAGTTTGCCGGAAAACCACCCGTGGCGTCATACGGTGAAAATAGCTAATCCGCTGTCCGAGGATCAAAGTGTCATGAGAACCAGCCTGCTGCCGGGGTTGTTAAGTGCAGCCGAAAGGAATTTCAGCCGGAGGCAGCAAAACGTGGCGATTTTTGAGGTCGGCCGGGTCTATTATCCAGGGCAGGAGCCCCTGCCGGACGAGCGCTTGCAGTTGGGGATCTTGGTCAGCGGGCAGTCTAATCCGGGCTGGGCCTGGCCGGTACAGCAGTTTGATTACTATTACCTTAAGGGGATGATAGAGCAGCTGCTGGAGAGCATTGTCGGTGAGGTAGTCAGCTACGAGCCCCTACGGGATCATCCGGTATTTCATCCGGGAAGAGCCGCGGCAGTAGTCTATCAAAACCAGGTAATCGGCGCCTTTGGCGAGCTGCACCCGGAGGTACAGGATAATTATGATTTCAGTCAAAGAGTATACGTTGCTTATCTGGACCTGGTTGACTTGTGCGCCATTGGCAGGAAAAAAGTCCGCTTCAAGCCAATACCCAAGTTTCCCAGCACGGAACGTCATGTGGCCATACTGCTTCCTGATCAGGTAAGCGCTGCAACCATCGGGGTCATTATCAAGGAGATTGGCGGGAACTTAGTTAAAAGCTATGAACTCTTTGATGTCTATAAAGGACCCCAGATTCCCGAGGGCTGGAAGAGCTTAGCATACGGTATTACCTACCAGCATCCGGAAAGAACCCTAACTGATGAAGAAATCAACCGGCTCCATGAAGAAATCAAGGCAGCCATTAAGGAGCGCTTGGGGGCCCAGTTCAGATAA
- the pheS gene encoding phenylalanine--tRNA ligase subunit alpha yields the protein MKEQLLKIAQEAEGECRAAATQEELEQIRVKYLGKKGALTQVLRGMGKLSAEERPVIGKLANEVKERLEAGLAERSRELKAEARQMQLAKETLDISLPGLRFAKGRKHPLTLVLEEIKHIFVTMGYSVAEGPEIELDYYNFEALNIPKNHPARDMQDSFYISEEVLLRTHTSPVQVRVFEQMAPKLPVKIIAPGKVFRRDDDATHSPMFHQVEGLLVDEHVTFSDLKGTLLAFAKQMFGPDREIRLRPSYFPFTEPSAEVDISCIMCNGAGCRVCSNTGWLEILGSGMVHPRVLEMGGYDPEKVSGFAFGMGVERIAMLKYGIDDLRLLFENDLRFLHQF from the coding sequence ATGAAGGAACAACTGCTTAAAATTGCCCAAGAAGCAGAAGGGGAGTGCCGGGCGGCCGCTACCCAAGAAGAGCTGGAACAGATCAGGGTGAAATACCTGGGCAAGAAGGGCGCCCTAACCCAGGTGCTGAGAGGGATGGGCAAGTTAAGTGCCGAGGAGCGGCCGGTGATCGGGAAACTTGCCAATGAGGTGAAAGAGCGGCTGGAAGCCGGTCTGGCGGAACGCAGCCGCGAATTAAAAGCAGAAGCCAGGCAAATGCAGCTGGCAAAGGAAACCCTGGATATTTCGTTGCCGGGCTTACGATTCGCCAAGGGCAGGAAACATCCTTTGACTTTAGTGTTGGAAGAGATCAAACATATCTTTGTTACCATGGGCTACAGTGTGGCTGAAGGACCGGAAATCGAACTGGATTACTATAACTTTGAGGCGCTGAACATTCCCAAGAATCACCCGGCCCGGGATATGCAGGACTCCTTTTACATTTCCGAGGAGGTCTTGTTGAGGACCCATACTTCACCGGTGCAAGTAAGAGTCTTTGAGCAGATGGCGCCCAAGCTGCCGGTGAAAATCATTGCCCCCGGAAAAGTCTTTCGTCGTGACGATGACGCTACTCATTCTCCTATGTTTCATCAAGTAGAAGGTCTGTTGGTGGATGAACATGTGACTTTCAGTGACTTGAAAGGCACCCTTCTCGCCTTTGCCAAGCAGATGTTCGGACCGGATCGGGAGATCCGCTTGCGTCCTAGTTATTTTCCCTTTACTGAACCCAGCGCGGAAGTAGATATATCCTGTATCATGTGCAACGGGGCCGGTTGTAGAGTGTGTTCCAACACCGGTTGGTTGGAGATCCTGGGATCAGGCATGGTTCATCCCCGTGTATTGGAGATGGGCGGCTATGATCCTGAAAAAGTGTCCGGCTTCGCCTTCGGCATGGGTGTGGAAAGGATTGCCATGCTCAAATACGGCATTGATGATTTAAGGCTCCTGTTCGAGAATGACTTGCGCTTCTTACACCAATTTTAG
- a CDS encoding RNA methyltransferase, whose product MLIRLTSKDNRVLKQVRSLGKRKYREANRKFVLEGKKAVSEALAYGASPQFLVVADSFAAKPDWSPIMNKALERQVTVYQVTDALFASLAQTEEPQGILIVVGQQEWSWGDLSHRTKPFWVIIDGLQDPGNLGTIIRTAAAVNVDGLILTTDTVDAYNPKTIRSTMGAVLRTRLVQKVLPHDVVHRCRDLGLPIVVADPKGALPYYQWDFTQGMALVIGNESKGPNQVFLESAAARVVIPMPGQIDSLNAGVAASLLMFERVRQQGNITPFLV is encoded by the coding sequence ATGTTAATTCGGCTGACATCTAAGGACAACCGGGTTTTAAAACAGGTTCGTTCTTTAGGTAAGCGAAAATACCGCGAGGCTAACAGGAAATTCGTCCTGGAAGGAAAAAAAGCTGTTAGTGAAGCTTTAGCTTATGGTGCCAGCCCTCAGTTCCTGGTAGTGGCGGATTCCTTTGCCGCCAAGCCGGATTGGAGCCCGATCATGAATAAGGCCTTGGAAAGGCAAGTGACCGTCTACCAGGTAACTGATGCACTCTTTGCCAGTCTTGCCCAAACGGAGGAACCGCAAGGTATCTTAATCGTGGTCGGGCAACAAGAATGGAGTTGGGGCGATCTATCCCACCGGACAAAGCCCTTTTGGGTTATTATAGATGGATTGCAGGATCCGGGTAACCTAGGGACGATAATACGTACAGCAGCTGCCGTAAATGTTGATGGGCTGATTTTGACCACGGACACGGTTGATGCCTACAATCCCAAGACGATTCGTTCTACCATGGGTGCGGTACTGAGAACGCGACTGGTGCAAAAAGTATTGCCGCATGATGTGGTCCATCGCTGCAGGGATTTGGGACTTCCCATTGTGGTAGCAGATCCGAAAGGGGCGCTTCCTTATTACCAGTGGGATTTTACCCAGGGCATGGCCTTGGTGATCGGTAATGAAAGCAAGGGTCCCAATCAGGTATTTTTGGAAAGTGCTGCAGCAAGAGTGGTTATTCCCATGCCCGGGCAAATTGATTCCCTCAATGCGGGAGTCGCCGCCAGTTTATTGATGTTCGAAAGAGTGAGGCAGCAGGGAAACATCACCCCTTTTCTTGTTTAA